Proteins found in one bacterium genomic segment:
- the miaA gene encoding tRNA (adenosine(37)-N6)-dimethylallyltransferase MiaA, translating to MITKQKHKIVVIVGPTAVGKSALAVELARLFRGEVVSADSRQIYRGLDIGTGKVTAREMRGIPHHLLDVASPRRQWSAAQYARHAERAIQGIIRRGKLPVIVGGTGFYIDALLGDTLLPDVPADPALRRELGKRSPHELLEELVRLDPRRAKTIEPHNQRRLIRAIEIARALGSVPKIQSREKYDVLYIGLALPDNELRGRIAVRLKVRLRRGLIAEVARLHEKDKLSWQRLDSFGLEYRYVSRFIRGMLTRNELERILEQKIWQYARRQKTWFKRNQNILWLPVVERSNIEQTVDRFVHQKTTRTDRIRIEHE from the coding sequence ATGATTACAAAGCAAAAGCACAAAATTGTGGTCATTGTCGGCCCGACGGCGGTGGGCAAGAGCGCGCTTGCGGTCGAGCTCGCGCGGCTCTTTCGCGGCGAGGTTGTATCTGCGGACTCACGGCAGATTTACCGCGGGCTCGATATTGGCACGGGAAAGGTAACGGCGCGCGAGATGCGGGGCATCCCACACCACCTGCTCGACGTCGCCTCGCCGAGGAGGCAGTGGAGCGCGGCGCAGTACGCGCGGCACGCGGAGCGCGCGATTCAGGGTATCATCCGCCGCGGCAAGCTCCCTGTTATCGTCGGCGGCACCGGGTTCTACATTGATGCGCTTCTCGGAGACACACTCCTCCCCGACGTACCCGCGGACCCGGCGCTGCGACGAGAGCTCGGGAAACGCTCGCCGCACGAGCTCCTCGAGGAGCTCGTGCGGCTCGACCCCCGACGCGCAAAAACAATCGAGCCGCACAATCAACGTCGCCTCATCCGCGCGATTGAGATCGCGCGCGCGCTCGGGAGCGTCCCGAAGATTCAATCGCGCGAAAAGTACGACGTGCTCTATATCGGCCTCGCACTCCCCGACAATGAGCTTCGCGGGCGCATTGCCGTGCGCCTCAAAGTGCGCCTGCGGCGCGGCCTCATCGCCGAGGTCGCGCGCTTGCACGAGAAAGACAAGCTCTCATGGCAGCGGCTCGACTCATTCGGGCTCGAGTACCGCTATGTCTCTCGATTCATACGTGGCATGCTCACACGCAACGAACTCGAGCGCATACTCGAACAAAAAATCTGGCAATACGCCCGCCGCCAAAAAACCTGGTTCAAACGAAACCAAAACATCCTTTGGCTCCCCGTTGTGGAACGGTCAAACATAGAGCAAACTGTGGACAGATTCGTGCATCAAAAAACGACAAGGACAGATCGAATCCGGATTGAGCACGAGTAA
- a CDS encoding O-antigen ligase family protein translates to MLLNKTLRLIALAGIFLLPLIPIYVARSMFFPFITGKNFAFRIIVEIVFAAWLLLCVRDRAYRPRRSTILSVLAVLLGIILITDFTGVNLFQSLWSNFERMEGLFTLLHLGAYFLVAGSLLTTEKLWKRFWHVSLFVSAYLGFYGLLQLAGVKEINQGGARLDATLGNATYFAIYMVFHAFIAAFYSLRQSSGKLLKGLYGLLIALQLYTLYHTATRGALLGFLGGALLATVLIAIFGREHRVLRRASLGVLAGLLILIGAFFALRNSDFVRQSEVLGRFASLSLSEGRVRFYVWNMGLQGFKERPLLGWGQGNFDVVFNKYYDPRMYTQEPWFDRAHDIVFDWLITAGVFGLLGYFALFAATLTLLWRDRAGVFSVVDKSLLTGLLAAYLFHNIFVFDNITSYLLFFSVLAFIHSRESSNARPLFAERDQARLAPRGGSAGVLPADRIAIPLVLIGLVVVLYALNIKGINASRLLIQAISPQEKGVTENLALFRRAIAASPIGRMEAREQLVQFALEAAGAEKIPPELKEEIARTAEQEMLAMLETIPRSARHRFFLGVFYRRLGRHEDAVKMLTEALELSEHKQQLRFELGLTHLDASEFDKALAVLKTAYEDAPEYSEALMLYGLTAIYSGELELADEVFTKRFGSPILDDNRVLKAYFDTGNHDRVVAIWQKRVEQDPENAQLHASLGVSYAQIGDRQAAIAEIEHAIKLRPDQKDRGEELIRQIRSGKVP, encoded by the coding sequence ATGCTACTCAACAAAACCCTCCGTTTGATAGCGCTCGCCGGAATTTTCCTCCTGCCGCTCATTCCGATCTACGTTGCGCGGAGTATGTTTTTTCCGTTCATCACCGGGAAAAATTTTGCGTTTCGTATCATCGTCGAAATTGTGTTTGCCGCATGGCTCCTGCTCTGCGTCCGCGACCGCGCGTATCGTCCACGACGCTCGACCATTCTCTCTGTGCTCGCGGTTCTCCTCGGTATCATTCTCATTACCGACTTTACCGGCGTCAATCTCTTCCAGAGCCTCTGGAGCAACTTTGAGCGCATGGAGGGTCTTTTTACGCTCCTCCACCTCGGCGCCTACTTTCTCGTCGCGGGATCGCTCCTCACAACGGAAAAACTTTGGAAACGCTTCTGGCACGTCTCGCTTTTCGTCAGCGCCTATCTCGGGTTCTACGGTCTGCTCCAGCTTGCAGGCGTGAAGGAGATCAATCAGGGCGGCGCGCGGCTTGACGCGACACTCGGCAACGCCACCTATTTTGCAATCTACATGGTCTTTCACGCATTTATCGCCGCCTTCTATTCTCTGCGTCAGAGCAGCGGCAAACTTCTGAAAGGGCTCTACGGGCTCTTAATCGCGCTCCAGCTCTATACGCTCTATCATACGGCCACTCGTGGCGCACTTCTCGGGTTCCTCGGCGGTGCGCTCCTCGCGACAGTGTTAATCGCGATTTTTGGGCGGGAGCACCGCGTGCTGCGGCGCGCTTCGCTCGGTGTACTCGCTGGCCTGCTCATTCTCATCGGCGCGTTTTTTGCCCTGCGGAATAGCGACTTCGTGCGCCAGAGCGAAGTGCTCGGGCGTTTCGCCTCGCTCTCGCTCTCCGAGGGCCGGGTGCGCTTCTATGTGTGGAACATGGGACTTCAGGGCTTCAAGGAACGGCCGCTCCTCGGCTGGGGGCAGGGCAATTTCGATGTGGTGTTCAATAAATACTACGATCCGCGGATGTATACGCAGGAGCCGTGGTTCGACCGCGCGCATGACATCGTCTTTGACTGGCTGATCACCGCCGGCGTCTTCGGCCTCCTTGGCTACTTTGCCCTTTTTGCCGCAACGCTCACGCTCCTCTGGAGAGACCGGGCCGGTGTATTCTCCGTCGTGGATAAATCACTCCTCACCGGCCTCCTCGCCGCCTATCTGTTCCACAACATTTTCGTCTTCGATAATATCACGAGCTACCTGCTTTTCTTTAGCGTGCTTGCGTTCATCCACTCGCGGGAGAGTAGCAATGCTCGCCCGCTGTTTGCCGAGCGCGATCAAGCGCGGCTCGCTCCGCGCGGTGGCAGCGCCGGAGTTCTTCCTGCGGACCGTATCGCGATCCCCCTCGTTCTGATTGGACTCGTTGTTGTGCTCTATGCGCTGAATATCAAGGGCATCAACGCCTCACGTCTTCTCATACAGGCGATTTCTCCGCAGGAGAAGGGCGTCACCGAGAATCTCGCGCTCTTCCGCCGCGCGATCGCCGCAAGCCCGATCGGCCGGATGGAAGCGCGCGAGCAGCTCGTCCAATTCGCGCTCGAGGCAGCAGGGGCGGAGAAGATACCGCCGGAGCTTAAGGAGGAGATCGCACGCACCGCAGAGCAAGAGATGCTCGCGATGCTCGAGACGATACCGCGCTCCGCGCGCCACCGCTTTTTCCTCGGCGTGTTTTACCGCCGCTTGGGCCGTCACGAGGATGCCGTGAAGATGCTTACCGAGGCGCTCGAACTCTCGGAGCACAAGCAGCAGCTCCGGTTCGAGCTCGGCCTCACGCACCTCGATGCAAGCGAGTTTGACAAGGCGCTTGCGGTGCTGAAGACCGCCTACGAGGATGCGCCGGAGTACTCGGAGGCGCTTATGCTCTACGGGCTCACGGCAATCTATAGCGGAGAGCTCGAGCTCGCCGACGAGGTTTTCACTAAACGGTTCGGTTCGCCGATCCTCGATGACAATCGCGTGCTCAAGGCCTATTTTGACACGGGCAATCACGATCGAGTCGTCGCGATCTGGCAGAAGCGCGTCGAGCAGGATCCGGAGAACGCGCAGCTCCACGCCTCGCTTGGCGTATCATACGCCCAAATCGGCGACCGTCAGGCTGCAATCGCCGAGATCGAGCATGCGATCAAGCTGCGGCCGGATCAAAAAGACAGGGGTGAGGAGCTCATCCGCCAAATCCGCTCCGGCAAGGTGCCGTAA
- a CDS encoding HAD-IB family phosphatase yields the protein MRKVAIFDIDGTVFRSSIFVELVEALIREGVFPERARRGYEREYHAWLNRRGDYETYITAMVAIFYRHIKGVYYGDLKEVGKKVIREQEQHLYRFTRDLIRDLKRRRYFLLAVSQSPKAVLDPFCKRLGFDKVYGRIYALGPTGRFTGEVEELHVIANKGAVLRRALEKEGLTLAHSIGVGDTEDDAAFLDLVEEPICFNPNHRLYRIARSRGWRVVVERKDVVYEICSEAKRR from the coding sequence ATGCGCAAAGTCGCCATTTTCGACATTGACGGCACCGTATTTCGCTCGAGCATATTTGTTGAACTCGTGGAAGCGTTGATTCGCGAGGGCGTGTTCCCCGAGCGCGCACGGCGGGGGTATGAGCGCGAATACCACGCATGGCTCAATCGTCGGGGCGATTACGAAACGTACATCACGGCGATGGTCGCGATCTTTTATCGGCATATCAAAGGTGTCTACTACGGCGACCTGAAAGAGGTCGGCAAGAAGGTAATCCGCGAACAAGAACAGCATCTCTACCGCTTCACGCGCGATCTTATCCGCGACCTAAAACGCCGCCGCTACTTTCTCCTTGCGGTCTCGCAATCGCCAAAGGCCGTACTTGATCCCTTCTGTAAGCGGCTCGGCTTTGACAAAGTCTACGGGAGAATCTACGCGCTCGGTCCCACAGGTCGCTTCACCGGCGAGGTGGAGGAACTCCACGTGATCGCAAACAAAGGCGCGGTCCTCCGCCGCGCGCTCGAGAAAGAGGGGCTCACGCTCGCACACTCGATCGGCGTTGGGGACACCGAGGACGACGCGGCATTCCTCGACCTCGTCGAGGAACCGATCTGCTTCAATCCGAACCACCGCCTCTACCGCATCGCCCGAAGCCGCGGCTGGAGAGTCGTCGTGGAGCGAAAGGATGTGGTGTACGAAATCTGCAGCGAGGCAAAGAGGCGCTAG
- a CDS encoding glutaredoxin domain-containing protein: MPKVSIYTTPTCVYCRAAKDFFKEHNVSYEEYNVATDLAHREEMIAKSGQMGVPVILITKDGATEPEVVVGFDEARLSELLGVS; this comes from the coding sequence ATGCCAAAAGTTTCTATTTACACGACGCCGACGTGCGTGTATTGTCGGGCGGCGAAGGATTTTTTTAAGGAGCACAATGTCTCCTATGAGGAGTATAACGTCGCGACCGACCTTGCGCACCGCGAGGAGATGATCGCAAAGAGCGGCCAGATGGGAGTCCCAGTGATTCTCATCACGAAAGACGGCGCAACAGAGCCCGAAGTAGTCGTCGGCTTCGATGAAGCGCGGCTCTCGGAGCTCCTCGGCGTCTCCTAG
- a CDS encoding metallopeptidase family protein — translation MQRAAFEKLIDESFALLPERIRERISNVAILVEDEPNAEVRGKEELAEDETLLGYYHGIPLAERGSDYGVGMTLPDTITLYQLPIEDEADESPEEVRRVIAETLWHEVAHHFGMDEGEVRSKERARGRRRGR, via the coding sequence ATGCAGCGCGCGGCGTTTGAGAAATTGATTGATGAGAGCTTTGCGCTGCTGCCGGAGCGTATCCGGGAGCGGATTTCAAACGTCGCGATTCTCGTTGAAGATGAGCCGAATGCTGAAGTGCGAGGGAAGGAGGAGCTTGCGGAGGACGAGACACTTTTGGGCTATTACCACGGCATTCCACTTGCGGAGCGCGGGAGCGACTACGGCGTCGGCATGACCCTGCCGGACACGATCACGCTCTACCAGCTTCCGATCGAGGATGAGGCGGACGAGAGTCCCGAGGAAGTGCGACGCGTGATCGCCGAGACCCTCTGGCACGAAGTCGCGCACCATTTCGGGATGGACGAAGGAGAAGTGCGGTCGAAGGAAAGGGCGCGAGGGCGGAGGCGAGGCAGATGA
- a CDS encoding GatB/YqeY domain-containing protein, with translation MGSFSWAGAFLLSLEYSDLMLHSRIKDEIKTALRAREALRLSVLRSMLAAFVNELVATKRTPQGELTDEEALAVIARLARQRKDSIEQFRAGGREDLVTIEEAELRVLETYLPQQMPREEIERITREKMAGLNIATKENAGTLMKALMAELKGRADGAVVKGVVDALLA, from the coding sequence TTGGGCAGCTTCTCATGGGCAGGTGCATTTCTGCTCTCGCTCGAGTATAGTGACCTCATGCTCCACTCCCGCATCAAAGACGAGATCAAGACGGCTTTGAGAGCGCGCGAGGCGCTGCGGCTCTCGGTGCTGCGTAGTATGCTCGCCGCGTTCGTAAACGAGCTCGTCGCAACGAAGCGCACGCCGCAGGGCGAACTCACCGACGAGGAGGCGCTTGCGGTGATAGCACGCCTCGCGCGGCAACGCAAAGATTCAATCGAGCAATTTCGTGCCGGAGGACGCGAGGACCTCGTTACGATAGAAGAGGCCGAGCTTCGCGTACTCGAGACCTATCTCCCGCAGCAAATGCCGCGCGAGGAAATTGAGCGCATCACGCGCGAGAAAATGGCTGGACTCAACATCGCGACGAAAGAAAACGCCGGCACCCTCATGAAAGCGCTCATGGCCGAGCTCAAAGGCCGCGCCGACGGCGCAGTCGTCAAAGGAGTCGTCGACGCATTGCTTGCGTAA
- a CDS encoding site-2 protease family protein, with protein sequence MHAVDTIFFVVVLIMSVVVHEVAHGHAANMLGDPTARLSGRLTLNPLLHIDPMGSIIIPLLLITTNAGFLFGWAKPVPYNPYNLRNQRWGTLLVGGAGVLANFFLALVFGLLVRFSGLGPEQLLASTFFRAAIIITGLNMVLGVFNLIPVPPLDGSKVLFSLLPYHLSHIERLLEQYWYLFLIPVFLFAGFIIVPAVNAVFSLITGYSLGLYVLALPF encoded by the coding sequence ATGCACGCGGTAGACACCATTTTTTTTGTCGTGGTACTCATTATGTCTGTTGTCGTGCACGAGGTGGCGCACGGCCATGCGGCGAACATGCTCGGCGATCCCACAGCACGGCTCTCGGGGCGTCTCACGCTAAACCCGCTCTTGCACATCGACCCCATGGGTTCGATCATTATCCCGCTGCTCCTCATCACGACGAACGCGGGTTTCCTCTTCGGCTGGGCGAAACCGGTGCCGTACAATCCATACAACCTCCGTAACCAGCGGTGGGGGACGCTTCTCGTCGGCGGCGCGGGCGTTCTCGCGAATTTTTTCCTCGCGCTCGTATTCGGGCTCCTCGTGCGTTTCTCTGGCCTCGGCCCGGAGCAGCTGCTTGCTTCAACATTTTTCCGCGCTGCAATCATAATCACTGGTCTCAACATGGTGCTCGGCGTCTTCAACCTGATCCCCGTGCCGCCGCTTGACGGCTCGAAAGTGCTTTTTTCGCTCTTGCCGTATCATTTGTCGCACATTGAGCGTCTGCTCGAGCAGTACTGGTACCTCTTCCTCATCCCCGTTTTTTTATTCGCTGGCTTTATCATCGTGCCGGCGGTGAACGCCGTGTTTTCCCTCATCACGGGTTACTCGCTCGGCCTCTACGTGCTGGCGTTGCCATTCTAA
- the rpsL gene encoding 30S ribosomal protein S12 yields MATLNQLVRHGRSRPIRKVKTPALGRGFNTLKNRPTFYSAPFKRGVCVKVTTTNPRKPNSAVRKIARVRLTNGQEITAYIPGIGHKLQEHSVVVVRGGRVKDINVRYTIVRGVLDSEAVETRRQGRSRYGAKRPK; encoded by the coding sequence ATGGCAACGCTCAATCAGCTCGTGCGGCACGGAAGGTCGCGCCCGATTAGGAAGGTAAAGACTCCGGCGCTCGGCCGTGGGTTTAATACGCTTAAGAATCGCCCTACATTTTACTCGGCACCATTCAAGCGCGGGGTGTGCGTCAAGGTGACGACGACGAATCCGCGCAAGCCGAACTCGGCGGTTAGGAAGATCGCGCGCGTGCGGCTCACGAACGGCCAGGAGATTACCGCCTATATCCCCGGCATCGGGCACAAGCTCCAGGAGCACTCGGTGGTGGTGGTGCGCGGCGGACGCGTGAAAGACATCAACGTGCGCTATACGATCGTGCGCGGCGTGCTTGATAGCGAGGCGGTCGAGACCCGCAGGCAGGGGAGGAGCAGGTATGGGGCGAAAAGACCGAAATAA
- the rpsG gene encoding 30S ribosomal protein S7 — protein sequence MRRKLKKKHALVPDLEYKSEKVAKLINVVMECGKKNTARRVVYDAFARMKERGKAENPLEAFETAVRNVGPTVEVRSRRVGGANYQVPREVRPNRRLQLALRWIVQAARSGKGRPMSEKLADELLAASRNEGEAAKKRENVHRMAEANKAFAHFSW from the coding sequence ATGAGACGCAAACTCAAAAAGAAACATGCGCTGGTGCCCGACCTTGAGTATAAATCGGAGAAGGTAGCGAAGCTCATCAACGTGGTGATGGAGTGCGGGAAGAAAAATACCGCGCGGCGGGTTGTCTATGACGCCTTCGCGCGCATGAAAGAGCGCGGCAAGGCTGAGAACCCCCTGGAGGCATTTGAGACTGCGGTGCGCAATGTGGGACCGACGGTTGAGGTGCGCTCGCGCCGTGTCGGCGGCGCGAACTATCAGGTACCGCGCGAGGTGCGGCCGAATCGTCGGCTGCAGCTCGCGCTCCGCTGGATTGTGCAGGCAGCGCGTTCCGGTAAAGGCCGCCCCATGTCGGAGAAGCTCGCGGATGAACTCCTCGCTGCCTCGCGCAATGAAGGCGAGGCCGCAAAGAAGCGCGAGAACGTGCACCGAATGGCCGAGGCGAACAAGGCATTTGCGCATTTCTCGTGGTAG
- the rplJ gene encoding 50S ribosomal protein L10, whose product MVLTREKKQRIVSELDGILTSATALVFVRFHGLSLADTTSMRRTLREKGVGFHVAKKTLMHRALRGREVHGVSPELPGEVAIAYAEDALASAREVHAFSRKFKDALTILGGVFEGRYIDRAAALELATIPSRETLIAQVVQLINSPLSRLAVVVDQIAKSRE is encoded by the coding sequence ATGGTTTTGACGCGAGAAAAGAAACAGCGCATTGTAAGCGAGCTTGATGGGATACTCACAAGCGCCACGGCGCTCGTGTTCGTGAGGTTCCATGGTCTCTCGCTCGCAGATACGACTTCAATGCGGCGGACGCTGCGTGAGAAGGGTGTCGGCTTTCACGTTGCGAAAAAGACGCTGATGCACCGCGCACTTCGCGGACGTGAAGTTCACGGCGTATCCCCCGAGCTTCCCGGGGAGGTTGCCATCGCGTATGCCGAGGACGCACTGGCATCCGCGCGGGAGGTGCACGCTTTCTCTAGGAAGTTCAAGGACGCGCTTACGATCCTCGGCGGCGTGTTCGAAGGGCGATACATCGATCGTGCGGCGGCGCTTGAACTTGCGACAATTCCATCTCGAGAAACGCTGATCGCGCAGGTCGTACAGCTCATCAATTCACCGCTCTCGCGGCTTGCGGTCGTGGTTGATCAGATAGCAAAGAGTAGAGAATAA
- the rplL gene encoding 50S ribosomal protein L7/L12: MPEEQNTTEVPVKFQGFVDQIKGLSVLELHELVKTLEGVFGVSAAAVAVAASGAGSLEGEAVEQKSIFTVELTEAGGQKIAVIKAVKEALGLGLKEAKDLVEGAPSELKKDVKKEDAEKLKAKIEAAGAKVTLK; this comes from the coding sequence ATGCCAGAAGAACAAAATACAACAGAAGTCCCTGTGAAATTCCAGGGGTTCGTCGATCAAATAAAAGGCCTGTCCGTCCTCGAGCTTCACGAACTCGTGAAGACGCTCGAAGGGGTTTTCGGCGTCTCCGCTGCGGCAGTAGCTGTCGCGGCTTCGGGTGCCGGATCTCTCGAGGGCGAGGCAGTCGAACAAAAGAGCATCTTTACGGTTGAGCTCACGGAGGCGGGTGGCCAGAAGATCGCTGTGATCAAAGCGGTGAAGGAGGCACTCGGCCTTGGTCTCAAGGAGGCGAAAGACTTGGTGGAGGGAGCGCCTTCCGAGCTTAAGAAAGACGTGAAGAAAGAAGATGCGGAGAAACTGAAGGCAAAGATTGAAGCTGCGGGGGCGAAAGTAACTTTAAAGTAG
- the secY gene encoding preprotein translocase subunit SecY, which yields MQTFLAKLKLIINDATLRRRIIFTLAMLALFRLFAIIPIPGIDSIALERFFSQNQFFGLINIFTGGGLDNLSIVMLGVGPYITASIIMQLLTMMSPRLKALYHEEGEAGRRRFSQYSRLITVPLALLQGFGFLILLERQGVVTALGTFELISNVILIAAGSMLLMWIGELITEFGIGNGVSLIIFAGIISRIPAVGSQLIFTFEPSQLPLYAGSLVAALAIIAGIIAVTEAERPVPITYAKRVRGAKIYGGVSTYLPLRLNQAGVIPIIFALSILLFPQMIANFLSQVDQPLVQTISRFIVDALAQPVLYGVMYFILVFLFTFFYTAITFEPEAIAQNLQKGGAFIPGVRPGPPTAAHLGKVVTRITLVGALFLGVVAVLPLLMRAITGIASLAIGGTAVIIVVQVVLDLARKLDAQIAMREY from the coding sequence ATGCAAACATTCCTCGCAAAACTCAAACTCATCATTAACGACGCGACGCTCCGGCGCCGGATCATCTTCACGCTCGCGATGCTCGCGTTGTTCCGACTGTTCGCAATCATCCCGATCCCGGGCATTGACTCGATCGCGCTCGAGCGTTTCTTCTCGCAGAATCAGTTTTTTGGCCTCATCAACATCTTCACCGGCGGCGGTCTCGACAACCTCTCGATCGTGATGCTCGGCGTCGGCCCCTACATCACCGCCTCGATCATCATGCAGCTTCTCACCATGATGTCGCCGCGCTTGAAGGCCCTCTACCACGAGGAGGGTGAGGCCGGGAGGCGGCGCTTCAGCCAGTACTCGCGGCTCATCACGGTGCCGCTCGCGCTCCTCCAGGGCTTCGGCTTCCTCATCCTCCTTGAGCGCCAGGGCGTTGTCACAGCGCTCGGCACGTTCGAGCTCATCTCAAACGTGATCCTGATTGCCGCGGGCTCGATGCTCCTCATGTGGATCGGAGAGCTTATTACCGAGTTCGGGATCGGAAACGGCGTCTCGCTTATCATCTTTGCCGGTATCATCTCGCGGATCCCCGCAGTCGGCTCACAGCTGATCTTCACCTTCGAGCCATCACAGCTGCCGCTCTATGCGGGGTCGCTCGTTGCGGCGCTCGCGATCATCGCAGGCATCATCGCGGTGACCGAGGCTGAGCGGCCGGTGCCGATTACCTATGCGAAAAGAGTGCGCGGCGCGAAAATCTACGGGGGTGTTTCGACGTATCTTCCTCTGCGGCTCAATCAGGCCGGGGTTATCCCGATCATCTTCGCGCTCTCGATCCTCCTCTTCCCGCAGATGATTGCAAACTTCCTCTCGCAGGTGGATCAGCCGCTCGTACAGACGATCTCGCGGTTTATCGTCGATGCGCTTGCGCAGCCGGTGCTCTACGGGGTGATGTACTTCATTCTCGTCTTTCTCTTTACCTTCTTCTACACCGCGATTACCTTCGAGCCGGAGGCGATCGCACAGAACTTACAGAAAGGCGGCGCGTTCATACCGGGGGTGCGGCCCGGGCCGCCGACTGCAGCGCACCTCGGCAAGGTCGTAACGCGGATTACTCTCGTCGGCGCGCTTTTTCTCGGCGTCGTTGCGGTGCTCCCTCTTCTGATGCGGGCTATAACGGGCATCGCTTCTCTTGCGATCGGCGGGACCGCCGTCATCATCGTCGTGCAGGTCGTCCTCGACCTCGCCCGAAAACTCGACGCGCAGATCGCGATGCGGGAGTACTAA
- a CDS encoding transposase produces the protein MLMPRQTRQFEEGGIYHVLNRGVEKRKIFSKTQDYHRFILGLEFFNSSDTTDLWHLLARGGSDPPRARVQSVGERLASQRTKQKWHLVDLLAFVLMPNHFHLILREIHEGGISAFMKKLGGYAMYFNKQYHRVGPLFQSRYKAVPIKSDAQLSVIYTYVHTNPVEIIEPLWKKENKVFHLDKALAYLNEYPWTSYHDYVGRPQFPFVTQRDYLSDYFGSAQACQREVEEWVEHKAAMADFDRREFE, from the coding sequence ATGCTAATGCCGCGACAGACGAGACAGTTTGAAGAGGGCGGGATTTACCATGTCCTCAATAGAGGAGTTGAAAAGAGAAAAATATTTTCCAAGACGCAAGATTACCACCGCTTTATACTTGGACTTGAATTTTTCAACTCATCCGATACTACCGACCTGTGGCATCTTCTTGCCCGAGGAGGGTCTGACCCTCCTCGGGCAAGAGTACAGTCGGTGGGCGAGAGGCTTGCGTCGCAGCGCACGAAGCAAAAATGGCATCTCGTCGATCTCCTTGCTTTTGTGCTTATGCCAAACCACTTTCATCTTATACTGCGCGAGATTCACGAAGGGGGTATTTCTGCGTTTATGAAAAAGCTGGGTGGATACGCCATGTATTTTAATAAACAATATCATCGCGTCGGTCCGCTTTTTCAGTCGCGCTATAAGGCGGTACCGATAAAAAGTGACGCACAACTTTCAGTGATTTATACCTACGTGCATACTAATCCGGTAGAGATCATTGAGCCGCTGTGGAAGAAGGAGAACAAGGTGTTTCATCTCGACAAAGCGCTCGCGTACCTCAATGAATATCCTTGGACGAGTTATCATGACTATGTGGGGAGGCCACAGTTTCCTTTTGTTACCCAGCGTGATTATTTGTCCGATTACTTTGGGAGCGCACAGGCGTGTCAGAGGGAAGTAGAGGAGTGGGTAGAGCACAAAGCGGCGATGGCTGACTTTGATCGGCGCGAGTTTGAGTAA